The DNA sequence AGTGGTGTGAAGACCAGAGGGAACATCTCACTTAAATCTCTCTTCTCCATTCTGACAGCTGGATCCTGAGAAGAAATATACCTACATACCTCCCACTCAGCCTCCTATCCGGCCCCCTTATGAAGAAGCCTGCTTCTTAAAGAAACACAACCTTCTTACAAAGGAGACAGCACTCCAACCTCAGCAGCAGGCCTCCCCCTGTGGCCCTCCACAGCCGCAAGAGCAAGGGGCCATGTGCTGCCCTCTAGAGGCTGAGGTGATAGACGCTCTGGAGGAGCTGTCCACGTGACATAATCGCACAACAGGAGAAGTGGGCAGGCACAGCTTCCCTCCCCCTGATTGGAAAGACTTTCCCTTTCATCCTCCTTGGTTCATTTGTCGGATTTCCTGTTTTATCCCTGTAAAGGCCTGGGAAAGAACTCAAATACTGATTTTAGTAAAGTCTTGTTGCTtgttggaatctgacctcagtgTGGTATAGGAGTGCTAGCATGGAGTCTTCAGAATCAGATGCCTGTATGTTTCTCAAAGGGCTGAGGACTTAATGTGCCTCATACAGTGGTTGTGAGGGCAACTGAGAGAAGATAATTTTACAGATACAGTATTTTGTACACTGAAGAGTACTATAGACATGATTGCTAATTTTCATGTGTGAGCACATCCTGTTTCCTGTTCTACCCCCACTGCATGCTCTTCCTGCTTTCCCATGGTTCTGGTCTTCAATATGCTGTTTACCAACTATCTCTTTAATTGCATCGTCAATACTTGCTATAAATTGACTGAAATAGTCTGCAATGCTGTTCTTCAGTCAAACCTCTCTTTCTTATCCCAGTAGTGGAGTTATACACTGCCATCCTTTTCATCCAGTAGTGAATAATAGACCTATTAGGTTCTCCCTGGGAGAGGATTATTTTCTGGAGATTGTGGACTACACAACAGTGACCCCATCAACATCCACTTTAGCAACCTGGGCTTGGATTTGGACTCCTATTGAAGGTATATTGACTCCAGTTCTTTGACCTGACAAGCTTGTCTTAGGCCCCTCTGCTCCTAATGCCCCCTGCTTCAGGCTGCCCAGTCCCCAGCCTTTGTGCTGTCTGTCCACAGGTTCCCCTGCACTGAAGTCAAAGCGGTCCAATGGGGAGTGCTCAATAGTGCACAAAGTCTCATCGCATACATAACCGAGGTTTGCTCCCTCCACAGACGTGTTAtctccaaggctgcagtggccAGATGGAGTCCCTTCTGTCTGGGATCCCTGTTGACAGGTGTCCAGCTGGGTGCCTGGTGGTGGTTCAACTCTTCGGAAAGAGTAATGGGCAAATATGCCGATGAAGAACATCTCAATGGCCAAGGAGTAGTAGTAGATCActggagaggggaaaagagagtTAATTGTACAGTGCTTCCTACAGAAAGGGTTGATTAAGTGCCTGAATCCATGGaaccagggggggaaaaaacagaatttGGCACTGGGTGCAGAATTAACTGGTCCTGAAAAACTCAGTTTTCTTGTTTGGTTTTAAGTAAGTTTCTAGCTTACTTGATGatttgaaagatccatctgaaaatGCATAGACAACACAAAAACCAGAGGAGTTGCTGAATAAGATTTCTAATAATTGCCCAGAGGACATCAGTGCCCTGCAAACCTCCTTGTTCCTCCATATGAATAATCAAACCAGATAAAATAATGCAAAATAAGATATTATGCAACGAAGTCCTATTTGCGTAAGGCTGCGCACTTAcgtggaagtaagctccattgaacaaaatgggactttgagtaaagatgtataggattgtgctgtaagttataCAGGTAACAGAGCTCAACCTTTCATCAGGCAGAATACTTGCTATAGGGTTATCCCTGGAGTACTCATCCCATAGAAGCAACTTACTCTGCGAGCGGGTTTCAGGAGAGAGAGGTGgcgtgcaagggatggcacccaCTGCTCCCATGGTTTCCAAGATCCCGCTCTGCAAGCCACAGAGGACAAGAACCAAGATGATGCAGACGAATTTGGAGCGTAAGCTGTAGCCAGAAAGTGCCGGCTTAGTGGCCTTGTAGAAGAGCAGGTAACCATagaaggagaggagggtggagatGCTTATGATGGTGTTGATGTAGGAGTTGGGATTTGTGTAACTCACCTGGgcgaaatgaatgaaaaaaaggATAGCTGATGCAGCTCTCTTCAAACAATACTTATTTTTCATACTTCCCAAGCATTTGAATGAAGGCCTTCATATCTTGCATAATCCTGAGCATAACCTCTCTAGAACAACTTTCAtatcctagaacagtggtttccaaactgtcagccatggctccccggggagctgcagaaaccagccagaggagctgtgtggaatcctcatgaaaaacccgctgccctatacaatgtataggattgtagctctaatggggagtcACAGTCAATGGCCCACTAAGTCAAGGGTTTGGGAaaaagttgaaaaagtttgggaaccactatccttGAATGAATCAAAATGGTTGTGCTTCCAGTATCCTAAGTAGTTTTGATGTCTTCCAAAACTATACAAAGTTAGAATTAAAGTCTCCTGTTTCACCTCTATATGGCacaatttattttactatagcTAATACTACCTGATTCATAACTTGATAAAATCTATACATCTCACTGATTTTAAGGGCACAGTGCAAAACTGCCATAATGTTTCCTAGAGAAAATACAACCCTAATTTAAGGGCTGTTCACAGGTTATGCTGTGCCCAAGTACATAATAGCCTGTTTTTTAATGGATCAAAAATCTTCCTTGCAGGTCAACAAGCCTTTGTTTTGCATGTGTACAGAGCATGTAAAAAATATTGGTTATGGATTACCAGTCTATGTACACTGTACATAGATTGTATTGGCACTCAGTGGAACATGAATAATGGTATCCCAGAACAGACTGACTGCTCTTGGGTTCCCAGATGCACTCAGGTTAATGTTTAGTGTTTGTAAACTGTTTCCTTAATGCATTTATGTCTGTGGAAATCCATTGATGACTTTCCCCACCTTCACCCACAACTTGCGTTGTGGATTATTTGAACTGAGGCTGCTCACCAAATTCAGTCCCAGTCCATAGGAATTTATTCTCTGAAATTCTGATGTGCAACTTCTCTTCAAAGCCATAGACAGCAACCAGTTGCCCAGTTGTTGTTCTGTCAAGCCCACCCTGGAGGTTTCCAGCCTAATGCTCAGTGGCATAATATTTTGCCAGGTCAACATCCAGAAATAACCACATG is a window from the Tiliqua scincoides isolate rTilSci1 chromosome 2, rTilSci1.hap2, whole genome shotgun sequence genome containing:
- the LOC136639480 gene encoding organic solute transporter subunit alpha-like, translated to MVRSLNCSFPNGQFPLSSEIFQVIKAQLWIFLMPVVLGLVQVGLFLEQTGFFLRNGNSSRRTSLLLWILGVYPVFSLTSLIGLFIPRASFVCQFVASIYHSITLWKFLALIRDFFGGSDRMLQQLKGQRVSPNPFPCCCCCCLPEIAANRTNLRCMTLAVYQLSLIRTILFFVTLILWTDEKYDYGDVSYTNPNSYINTIISISTLLSFYGYLLFYKATKPALSGYSLRSKFVCIILVLVLCGLQSGILETMGAVGAIPCTPPLSPETRSQMIYYYSLAIEMFFIGIFAHYSFRRVEPPPGTQLDTCQQGSQTEGTPSGHCSLGDNTSVEGANLGYVCDETLCTIEHSPLDRFDFSAGEPVDRQHKGWGLGSLKQGALGAEGPKTSLSGQRTGVNIPSIGVQIQAQVAKVDVDGVTVV